The DNA sequence AACGCAAGGAGACGACCACGCAGCGAGTCACCAAGTCCAAGGATGAGCTTGATCGCCTCGAGCGCCTGGATCGAGCCGACGATGCCCGGCAGTACGCCCACCACGCCGGCTTCGGCACAGCTGGGTGCCAGCTCGGCGGGAGGAGGTTCGGGGAGCAGATCGCGATAGGTCGGGCCATTCAGCGGATCGAATACCGTGACCTGGCCCTCGAACCGGAAGATCGAGCCGTGCACCACCGGGATGCCGAGCTTCACCGACGCATCGTTGAGGATGTAGCGGCTCGGGAAGTTGTCGGCTCCGTCGATCACCACGTCGTAGCCGCTGAGGATCTCCTCGATGTTGTCGGCCGACAGTCGGGTGTCGTAGGTGTTGACCACGATGTCGGGGTTCATGCCCTCGATGGTCATGCGAGCGGAGTCGACCTTGCGCACGCCGACGCGATCGAGGTTGTGGAGGATCTGGCGCTGCAAGTTCGACTCGTCGACGACGTCCATGTCGACGATGCCGATCGTGCCGACACCGGCGGCGGCGAGGTACAGCGCCGCCGGCGACCCCAGGCCACCGGCCCCGAGCAGGAGCACCTTGGCTTCGAGCAACTTGATCTGACCGGCTTCGCCCACCTCCGGCAGGAGCAGGTGACGGGAGTAGCGGTTGCGCTGGTCGGCGTTGAGCGAGGTGGGCACGTACCAATCACGCCCCTCGTCCTTCCACTTGTTGAAGCCGCCGTCCATCGAGACGACGTTGGTGTAGCCGAGCTCGGCCAGCGACTTGGCGGCGAACGCGGAGCGCACACCACCTGCGCAGTGGATCACGATGGAGGCGGACTTGTCGGGAAGCCGGTTCTCGACCTGGGCTTCGAGATTGCCCCGCACGATGGTGACGGCGCCGGGGATGATGCCTTGCGCCACCTCGTCGGGTTCGCGGATGTCGAGCATGATCGATCCGTCGGCCCGCATCGCCTCGCCCTTGGCCGTGTCGACCTCGACGATCTCGGCCTTGGTCTTGGCAAGCAACTCACGGAAGGTTGGCATGGGCGGTCCTCTCGATGAAGGGGGAAGTGAATACCCTAGCAAGTCACTCAACAATTGCATGACCCGGCGCATTCCCGCTCGGGCCGACGAGATTTCAGCCGAACAGTTGCGGAAGCACGTCGGAGATCGACCCTCGCACCACGACATCGGCGAGGTCGTCCATCTCGGTCGGCCCCCCGTTGACGATCACGATCGACGCGCCGCGGCTACGGGCAATTGGTACCACGTTCGCGATGGGATACACCGACAGCGTCGACCCGATCGCCAACATCAGATCGCATTCACGTGCCGCTCGGTCGGCTCGCTCGAGATCCTCGACCACCAGGCTCTGGCCGAAGCTGATGGTCGACGACTTCAAGATGCCGCCACACGTCGGGCAGTCGGGATCGGTCTCACCCAACCGCACGCGATCGAGCGCCACCTGCATCGGGTCGCGGTAGTCGCACCCCAGGCACACCACCTCGCGAATCGAGCCATGGACCTCGACGATCCGCTCCGGGTCGCTCCCCGCTTGATGATGGAGCCCGTCGATGTTCTGGGTGATGAGGAGATGCAGCTTGCGACGGGCTTCGAGCCGCAGGAGGGCCAGGTGGCCGGGGTTCGGCTCGGCGGCCCACACGGGCGAATCGAGGCGCCCCATCCACGATCGACGCCGCACCTCGGGGTCGGCGATGTAGTTCTGGATCGTCGCCTGCTTCTCCGCTCCAGGGTTCTTGGTCCATACCCCTTGAGGACCCCGGAAATCCGGGATGCGGGAGTCGGTGGAGATACCCGCTCCCGTCAGCACGACGACCCGTTCGGCGGCGTCGATCAACGCGGCGGCCTCGGCAGCTGCGGTGGGATCGGCGGCCAGCGCTTCGGTGTAGGGGTCGAAGTCCATGGCGCGAACGTACCCCAGGCACGACCCTGACGACGGACCGTTCCCTCACCGCACACGGGAGCAAGCCCCCACAGCATCGATCGCGCCGCATACGATCGTCGGCGTGGAACTGCCCGCATCGCAAGCCGAGATCGAAACCGCCAAGACGCTGACCGCCATCGACGAACTCGGCCGCCGGGCCCGTGGCGAAGACACCGGCCTCCCCCACCCGTTCGAGACCGACCGGAACCTTGTCACCTACCTCTCGGCCGCCGAGCTGGCGTCGACCGGCGGCGGTGTCGCAGGACCCGTCGGCCGCATCGGACGCCGCATGCTCGCCTGGCTGCTGCCCAGCCAAATCGCCTACAACCAAGCGCTGGTCGATGTCATCCACCAGCTCGACCACCGCGATCGTCAGCAGCGCGAAGAGATCGCGAACCTCCAGCAGAAGGTGGCCGCGCTCGCCGACGCGATCGACGCCAACGACCGGTGAGCTCGTCCCGGCCGCCGCAACGGATCGGCGTTCTCAAGCCCGACTTCGGCTCGTCGGGAGGCTTCGAGCGCCATCTCGACGGGCTGCTTCGTGCGTTGGCGAGCGACGAGTGGCGCTTCGAGATCGTCACGATCCCGGTCGAGCGCACGATGCGCCTCTACGGACTCCTGCTCGATCAACCCATCCGTGACCGCCACGACGAGTTCTTCCTGTGGGCCGCCCTCGCGGAACGGGTCCAGCGCCTCGACCTGTCGGCCTACGACGCCGTGCTCACCACGCAGCCGCCGACCTATCTCGCGAACCACCCTCGCAAGGTGGCGCTCTTCTACCATCACCCACGCCAGTTCTACGACCAGGCCGACCTGTTCGCCGACAGCGGGTTCGTCGATCCCGAGATCCACGCAGCTGCGGTCGCCGCGGTGCGATCGGTCGAGGCAACGGCGCCCAACACCGTCGCCCACTGGCTGGCGGGGTCGAACGAGGTCGCCGGTCGCTTGCGATCGTTCTGGCACGTGCCCGACGACCGGATCACGATCCACTCGGCGCCTCCCACGTCGGTCCCGAACTCCATCGCGCCGTATGACGCCGGAGGACCGGCCATCGTCGTCGGACGACTCGAGTGGCCCAAGCGCCAGGAGCTGGCCATCGCCGCCGCCTGGGTCCGCCCGCACGACTGGCCGCTCGAGATCGTCGGCGATGGCAGCCGACTCGGTTTCGCCCGCCGCCTCGACGCCACCCTCGCCGCCGACCCGACCCTGGCCACCCGCCTCGACGATCGAGCACTGTGGATGAACACGGCAGGCGGCTCGCTTCCTATCGATGCCGCTCAGGGGGTTGCAGCCGACGCATGTTCGGAGGCGACTGCGTCGCCCGTCACCTTCCTGGGATCGGTCGATGACGAGGAGCTGACTGCGGCCTATGCCCGGGCGTCGGTCGTGATCACGCCGACATCCCACGAGGACTATGGCCTCACCGTTCTCGAAGCGATGGCCCACGCTCGACCGGTGATCGTGTGCCGCGACGGGGGCGGCCTCACCGAGTTCGTCGTCCACGGCGAGAACGGTCTCATCGTCGACCCAACGGCCGAAGCGATCGCCGCCGCCGCCAGCGAATTGCGGGCCGACCCACAGCGTGCGGAGGCGATGGGTCGTCACGGTCGAGATACCGTCGCTGGCGTGACCTGGGAACGAGCCGTCGAAACCGTCGCCGCTGCCCTTCGCTCCACCCTCGACGGTGGGCACA is a window from the Acidimicrobiales bacterium genome containing:
- the moeB gene encoding molybdopterin-synthase adenylyltransferase MoeB; the protein is MPTFRELLAKTKAEIVEVDTAKGEAMRADGSIMLDIREPDEVAQGIIPGAVTIVRGNLEAQVENRLPDKSASIVIHCAGGVRSAFAAKSLAELGYTNVVSMDGGFNKWKDEGRDWYVPTSLNADQRNRYSRHLLLPEVGEAGQIKLLEAKVLLLGAGGLGSPAALYLAAAGVGTIGIVDMDVVDESNLQRQILHNLDRVGVRKVDSARMTIEGMNPDIVVNTYDTRLSADNIEEILSGYDVVIDGADNFPSRYILNDASVKLGIPVVHGSIFRFEGQVTVFDPLNGPTYRDLLPEPPPAELAPSCAEAGVVGVLPGIVGSIQALEAIKLILGLGDSLRGRLLAFDALEMSFREYKLNIDPENPVTYANRELIEVVELDGLCMPKVKEPAGV
- a CDS encoding Sir2 family NAD-dependent protein deacetylase, coding for MDFDPYTEALAADPTAAAEAAALIDAAERVVVLTGAGISTDSRIPDFRGPQGVWTKNPGAEKQATIQNYIADPEVRRRSWMGRLDSPVWAAEPNPGHLALLRLEARRKLHLLITQNIDGLHHQAGSDPERIVEVHGSIREVVCLGCDYRDPMQVALDRVRLGETDPDCPTCGGILKSSTISFGQSLVVEDLERADRAARECDLMLAIGSTLSVYPIANVVPIARSRGASIVIVNGGPTEMDDLADVVVRGSISDVLPQLFG
- a CDS encoding glycosyltransferase family 4 protein; the protein is MSSSRPPQRIGVLKPDFGSSGGFERHLDGLLRALASDEWRFEIVTIPVERTMRLYGLLLDQPIRDRHDEFFLWAALAERVQRLDLSAYDAVLTTQPPTYLANHPRKVALFYHHPRQFYDQADLFADSGFVDPEIHAAAVAAVRSVEATAPNTVAHWLAGSNEVAGRLRSFWHVPDDRITIHSAPPTSVPNSIAPYDAGGPAIVVGRLEWPKRQELAIAAAWVRPHDWPLEIVGDGSRLGFARRLDATLAADPTLATRLDDRALWMNTAGGSLPIDAAQGVAADACSEATASPVTFLGSVDDEELTAAYARASVVITPTSHEDYGLTVLEAMAHARPVIVCRDGGGLTEFVVHGENGLIVDPTAEAIAAAASELRADPQRAEAMGRHGRDTVAGVTWERAVETVAAALRSTLDGGHSSDPSDAGVDHP